From the Streptococcus sp. 29887 genome, one window contains:
- a CDS encoding ATP-binding protein, with protein sequence MKIGEVHDVIDEMCLKHQVYLWRTKHKVMVKNETVPRYITCCPECTREKMNEQQIREVGQALEAETWASSYDIFAKKSMIPKELKDASYKTYTITNRIEGEAKQFALRLNEFYFKHQGKGNAIIQGKPGIGKSHLSISIARKLNMDWRSISEPKSVLFISVPKMFQRIQEGFGYKDGTSAQQMIDMLTKADYLFLDDLGKESTFGRQAKEANDWKQNILYQILDERDTTIINTNLTGEQMQKVYDRSLVSRIMKGAMNNIFKYPDNAQSRRELPF encoded by the coding sequence ATGAAGATTGGAGAAGTCCATGATGTGATAGATGAGATGTGTTTGAAACATCAGGTCTACCTATGGCGAACAAAGCATAAGGTCATGGTTAAGAATGAAACAGTGCCACGGTATATCACTTGTTGCCCTGAATGCACCAGGGAGAAGATGAACGAGCAACAGATTAGAGAGGTAGGCCAAGCCTTGGAAGCTGAAACGTGGGCTAGTTCGTACGACATATTCGCCAAGAAGAGCATGATACCAAAAGAGTTAAAAGACGCATCTTACAAAACCTACACGATTACCAATCGAATCGAGGGAGAAGCGAAACAGTTTGCTTTAAGGCTGAATGAGTTTTACTTTAAGCACCAAGGCAAAGGGAACGCTATTATCCAAGGTAAGCCCGGTATCGGCAAGAGCCATCTGTCTATCAGTATCGCTAGAAAACTAAATATGGACTGGCGGTCAATCTCTGAACCGAAGAGCGTGTTGTTCATCTCAGTGCCGAAGATGTTTCAGCGTATCCAAGAGGGGTTTGGTTACAAAGACGGGACTAGCGCCCAGCAGATGATTGACATGCTCACAAAAGCTGATTATCTCTTTCTGGATGACCTGGGTAAGGAATCGACATTTGGCAGACAAGCCAAGGAAGCGAACGACTGGAAGCAAAATATCCTCTATCAGATTTTAGACGAACGTGACACAACCATCATCAACACCAATTTGACAGGGGAACAGATGCAGAAGGTGTATGACCGCTCACTTGTTAGCCGAATTATGAAAGGTGCGATGAACAATATCTTTAAATATCCAGATAATGCACAGAGTAGACGAGAATTACCGTTTTAG
- a CDS encoding siphovirus Gp157 family protein, giving the protein MSYLYELEGIYAQLEAMELDDETFNDTLDSIDFQGDLEQNIEYFVKMWKNALSDAECFKQAKQEFYEKEKNAKAKAEKYKEAIERALKMSNKQKVIAGLFTVSLRKSKQVDILDETKIPLEFMKLEYKPIKTELAKHLKSGEVIEGATLIEKESLQVK; this is encoded by the coding sequence ATGAGCTATCTTTACGAACTTGAAGGGATTTATGCACAACTGGAAGCGATGGAGTTAGACGATGAAACATTCAATGACACTTTGGATAGCATTGACTTCCAAGGAGATTTGGAACAGAACATCGAATATTTTGTCAAGATGTGGAAAAACGCATTATCAGATGCAGAATGTTTCAAACAGGCGAAACAGGAATTTTACGAAAAAGAAAAAAATGCCAAAGCTAAGGCAGAAAAATATAAGGAAGCCATTGAACGAGCTTTGAAGATGAGCAATAAACAAAAAGTGATCGCTGGATTGTTCACTGTCTCACTCCGAAAATCAAAGCAAGTGGACATTTTAGACGAAACAAAAATACCACTTGAGTTTATGAAATTGGAGTACAAGCCTATTAAGACTGAATTGGCTAAACATTTAAAATCTGGTGAAGTCATCGAAGGCGCAACATTGATTGAAAAAGAAAGTTTACAGGTAAAGTGA
- a CDS encoding ERF family protein codes for MTMSFAELQTKMQIGKTSKQGVKYTFRNAEDIFTHFKTLNSGWEINVSDDLVEVGDRIFVKATATAKKGDEVRCATRFSELDTVPILNTKDYKTGELKQVQQMQVPQWTGAVSSYAGKYALQGLFGIGEEDVDSLVDEIEKKKEAKTKIPTEVVKAYKDAIQFVIERTGKNDGSITRWFCEKLGVARIEDITMEQISLADGLLKKLENKQ; via the coding sequence ATGACGATGAGTTTTGCGGAATTACAAACAAAAATGCAAATCGGTAAGACTAGCAAGCAGGGAGTTAAATATACTTTTCGAAATGCAGAAGATATTTTCACGCATTTCAAAACATTGAATAGCGGTTGGGAAATTAATGTGTCTGACGATTTGGTGGAAGTAGGTGACAGGATATTTGTTAAAGCTACAGCGACTGCTAAGAAAGGTGATGAAGTTCGTTGCGCTACTAGATTTTCAGAGCTTGACACTGTGCCGATTTTGAACACAAAAGATTATAAAACTGGCGAGCTTAAACAAGTCCAACAAATGCAGGTGCCGCAATGGACAGGAGCAGTTAGTTCCTATGCAGGAAAATATGCTTTGCAAGGTTTATTTGGGATTGGTGAAGAGGATGTTGATTCGTTAGTTGATGAAATCGAGAAGAAAAAAGAAGCGAAGACTAAAATACCGACAGAAGTAGTCAAAGCATACAAGGACGCTATTCAGTTTGTTATCGAACGGACAGGCAAGAATGACGGTTCAATCACAAGATGGTTTTGTGAAAAATTAGGAGTTGCCAGAATCGAAGATATAACCATGGAGCAAATCTCGCTAGCAGATGGGCTATTAAAGAAATTGGAGAATAAGCAATGA
- a CDS encoding single-stranded DNA-binding protein: MKVTNKGYINFNNEYNKKTDTMMTASMSFANGKDEDGNWKNGYINVIAFRDNIQRLENAIGQLVEIEGTYRLNEYTNQQGQVIKTPQIIIDTFLNGNSGNFQSGNNQGGYQPPFGNSNPMDISDDDLPF; encoded by the coding sequence ATGAAAGTAACAAACAAAGGATATATCAATTTTAACAACGAGTACAACAAAAAGACAGACACAATGATGACTGCCAGTATGAGCTTTGCGAATGGGAAAGACGAAGACGGAAATTGGAAGAATGGCTACATCAATGTTATTGCTTTCCGTGATAACATTCAACGATTGGAAAATGCTATCGGTCAGTTGGTAGAGATCGAGGGTACTTATCGCTTAAACGAGTACACAAACCAGCAAGGTCAGGTTATTAAGACACCGCAGATTATTATCGATACATTTTTAAATGGAAATAGTGGTAATTTCCAAAGTGGAAACAACCAAGGAGGCTATCAGCCCCCATTTGGTAATTCAAACCCTATGGACATCTCTGATGATGACTTACCATTCTGA
- a CDS encoding MazG-like family protein, translating to MSNFEELKNKVVHWALERDLHEADPKIQWMRVTEEVGEIRDVLLKPTKFENPERALKDALGDSLVTLIVLAYQLRLDLVDCLEVAYDEIKDRKGRMVNGTFVKEEDLKGRGD from the coding sequence ATGAGTAATTTTGAAGAATTGAAAAATAAAGTTGTCCATTGGGCATTAGAGAGGGATTTACATGAGGCAGACCCTAAAATCCAATGGATGCGAGTGACAGAAGAAGTCGGTGAAATCCGAGATGTGTTATTAAAACCAACCAAGTTCGAGAATCCAGAGCGAGCACTAAAAGATGCGCTCGGTGATTCCTTGGTCACTTTGATTGTACTGGCCTATCAGTTGCGATTGGATTTGGTCGATTGTCTAGAAGTCGCATACGACGAAATCAAAGACCGTAAGGGACGGATGGTGAATGGTACGTTTGTGAAAGAGGAGGATTTGAAAGGGCGGGGAGATTAG
- a CDS encoding DUF1642 domain-containing protein has protein sequence MKKQEALKRIEQMGEYERFVDEPISKASVLNIISQIHEPQKVVVPKYVAEWIDTLDEHGLFGLNYDVVDESVWNWVYKNYDCNVKKLHLAYLYGYEIEREKLYTVEIPGPNCLDVVTFLCKENGKVFIGGDIFWDELPNYNWKKDPDNQLTESEIKQDFEWAWQFAKEVKAENDDQRCPIHTET, from the coding sequence ATGAAGAAGCAGGAAGCGTTAAAACGAATTGAACAAATGGGAGAGTATGAACGTTTTGTAGATGAACCAATATCAAAGGCATCGGTATTAAATATCATCTCCCAAATCCACGAACCGCAGAAGGTTGTGGTGCCGAAGTATGTGGCGGAGTGGATAGATACATTAGATGAACATGGTCTGTTCGGTCTCAATTATGATGTTGTTGACGAATCTGTTTGGAATTGGGTTTACAAAAATTATGATTGCAATGTAAAAAAACTACACTTAGCTTATCTTTATGGCTACGAGATTGAGCGGGAGAAGCTATACACGGTCGAGATACCAGGCCCAAATTGCCTAGATGTGGTCACATTTTTGTGTAAAGAAAATGGAAAGGTATTTATTGGAGGTGATATCTTTTGGGATGAGCTACCCAACTATAACTGGAAAAAAGACCCAGATAATCAACTCACCGAATCCGAAATTAAACAGGATTTTGAGTGGGCTTGGCAGTTTGCGAAAGAGGTGAAGGCAGAAAATGACGACCAACGTTGTCCAATTCATACCGAAACATGA
- a CDS encoding YopX family protein has protein sequence MVVPKFRGVSISDNNKGQWMYGNLIIDGNYAYIVNGVIESNDQYITIAEWRPVDPKTIGASTEVFDKNGKEIFEGDVVNIFDEKLSKIYYSEGAFCVEVLNGGTPLHVYLSDHLELIGNIYENPELVEATND, from the coding sequence ATGGTAGTACCGAAGTTTAGAGGAGTGTCAATTTCAGACAATAATAAAGGTCAATGGATGTATGGTAACCTGATTATAGATGGGAACTATGCTTATATCGTGAATGGTGTCATTGAGAGTAACGACCAGTACATCACTATCGCTGAATGGCGTCCAGTAGACCCTAAAACTATTGGAGCATCCACAGAGGTGTTTGATAAAAATGGCAAGGAGATTTTTGAGGGAGATGTGGTTAATATTTTTGATGAAAAGTTGTCGAAAATCTATTATTCAGAAGGAGCTTTTTGTGTAGAGGTTCTGAATGGAGGAACACCTTTACACGTCTATTTATCCGACCACCTTGAACTCATCGGCAACATCTATGAGAATCCGGAATTGGTGGAGGCAACCAATGACTAA
- a CDS encoding helix-turn-helix transcriptional regulator, translating to MIKRHRFNKHAPKPEPEPYAEGTLKGLRLKLGMTQKELAELLEVPKTTICHWERKHTNPPDVIHKLQKMHEDTKDHIKDDGVDIIEKLSYLKHRLGISYDSLAQLVGASHGTSVKDWMDGAKTKLKYVAEINRMYDELKGQSRPKLRKHRPTFCQLDPLDKTSWKVKIENPVIAWR from the coding sequence ATGATTAAACGGCATAGATTTAACAAACACGCACCGAAACCCGAGCCAGAACCGTATGCAGAAGGCACATTGAAAGGTCTACGGTTGAAGCTTGGCATGACGCAGAAAGAGCTTGCGGAACTATTGGAAGTCCCTAAAACAACTATATGTCATTGGGAACGCAAACATACCAATCCGCCTGATGTTATACATAAATTGCAGAAGATGCACGAAGATACTAAAGACCATATCAAAGACGATGGTGTAGACATCATTGAAAAACTCAGTTACCTTAAACATCGGCTCGGAATATCATATGACAGCCTGGCTCAATTGGTTGGAGCTAGCCATGGAACGTCTGTCAAAGATTGGATGGACGGTGCAAAAACAAAATTGAAATATGTAGCAGAAATCAATCGCATGTATGATGAGTTAAAAGGCCAAAGTAGACCGAAACTCCGAAAACACAGACCGACTTTCTGTCAGCTAGACCCACTTGACAAGACTTCGTGGAAAGTGAAAATTGAAAATCCGGTTATTGCGTGGCGGTAA
- a CDS encoding ArpU family phage packaging/lysis transcriptional regulator has product MRLFKEIDKYFTKKNAYEVLELYRRYARMAGEEYTPKLTATYSFEPKSSGFTNKATEIQVTNRVAACDELEEITKAINRVIDPYIRQILIEKYCKWHIKQDKAIYTDLGYSESEFYRMLERGAIEFAENYRGGELLVFRKFLGDIC; this is encoded by the coding sequence GTGCGGTTATTTAAAGAAATAGATAAGTATTTTACGAAAAAGAACGCTTACGAAGTGCTAGAATTATACAGACGGTACGCCAGAATGGCTGGCGAGGAATACACACCAAAATTGACCGCCACGTACTCTTTTGAACCAAAATCAAGTGGATTTACTAACAAAGCTACTGAAATTCAGGTCACGAATAGAGTTGCTGCGTGCGACGAGTTAGAAGAAATCACCAAAGCGATTAACAGAGTTATAGACCCGTACATTAGGCAGATACTGATTGAGAAGTATTGCAAATGGCACATTAAGCAAGATAAAGCTATCTATACCGATTTAGGGTATTCTGAAAGCGAGTTTTATCGTATGCTCGAGCGTGGAGCGATTGAGTTCGCCGAGAATTACCGTGGTGGTGAGTTACTGGTCTTTCGTAAGTTTTTGGGAGACATTTGCTAG
- a CDS encoding terminase small subunit: MSKLTLKQQRFADEYIICGNATEAAIRAGYAKRSAQQVGSENLLKPVIKAYIDERLEELKSEKVADQQEVLEYLTSVMRGQTQEQTLCSIGELGQQVIDIDVGAKDRIKAAELIGKRYGIWTDKQEITQRTIEIKVGEWDADED, from the coding sequence TTGAGCAAATTAACGCTTAAACAACAACGTTTTGCAGATGAGTATATCATCTGCGGAAATGCGACTGAAGCAGCAATTAGGGCTGGGTATGCAAAGCGTTCGGCCCAGCAAGTTGGAAGTGAAAACTTGTTAAAACCTGTTATCAAAGCCTATATCGACGAACGGCTGGAGGAGCTGAAATCAGAAAAGGTTGCTGATCAGCAGGAAGTGCTTGAGTACCTCACATCAGTCATGCGAGGTCAGACTCAGGAACAGACACTGTGCAGTATAGGCGAGCTTGGTCAGCAGGTCATAGATATTGATGTCGGAGCTAAGGATAGAATTAAGGCTGCTGAATTGATTGGCAAACGATACGGTATCTGGACAGATAAGCAAGAAATCACTCAACGAACGATTGAAATCAAGGTAGGTGAGTGGGATGCTGACGAAGACTAG
- a CDS encoding PBSX family phage terminase large subunit: MLTKTRPKINIVINYPSRVFNKHIYDKLYDYSTFTEVHYGGASSGKSHGVIQKVVFKACQDWKHPRKILFLRKVGATVYDSIFEDVKQCLDYFQILDKCKVNNSAYRIELPNGAQFIFKGLDNPEKIKSIKGISDVVMEEASEFTLDDYTQLTLRLRDKKHKMKQIFLMFNPVSKVNWVYNAFFVKKPKNTVVYQTTYKDNRFLDKITRENIEELANRNEAYYKIYALGEFATLDKLVFPKYEKKLLNKDNMRHLPSYFGLDYGFINDPSAFLHVKIDDENRKLYIMEEYVRKNLTNDKISEVIQSLGYAKEEIRADSAEKKSNQELRNSGIPRIIDAKKGPGSVMQGIQYILQYDIVVDERCVKTIEELENYTWKKDKATNEYINEPVDSYNHCLDAVRYAIQDRIYKQKKSQKERLRNAIRAFR; the protein is encoded by the coding sequence ATGCTGACGAAGACTAGACCTAAAATCAATATCGTCATTAACTATCCCAGCAGAGTCTTCAATAAGCACATCTACGACAAGCTCTACGACTACTCGACATTTACCGAGGTACATTACGGTGGAGCATCTTCTGGAAAGAGTCACGGAGTCATCCAAAAGGTCGTCTTTAAAGCGTGTCAGGACTGGAAGCATCCTCGTAAGATTTTATTTCTGCGAAAGGTTGGGGCCACAGTCTATGATTCGATTTTTGAGGATGTCAAGCAATGTCTTGATTATTTTCAGATTCTGGATAAGTGCAAGGTTAATAATTCAGCCTATCGGATTGAGCTGCCAAACGGTGCTCAATTTATTTTCAAGGGTCTAGATAACCCAGAGAAAATCAAGTCCATCAAAGGTATTTCGGACGTGGTCATGGAAGAAGCGTCGGAGTTTACTTTGGATGATTACACACAACTTACACTACGTTTGAGGGATAAGAAGCACAAAATGAAACAGATTTTTTTGATGTTTAACCCGGTATCTAAAGTTAACTGGGTCTATAATGCATTTTTTGTTAAAAAACCTAAAAATACCGTTGTCTATCAGACGACATATAAAGATAATCGTTTCTTGGACAAAATAACTCGTGAAAACATCGAGGAGCTGGCTAACAGAAATGAAGCATATTACAAGATTTATGCCCTGGGGGAATTTGCAACTCTAGACAAGTTGGTGTTTCCAAAATATGAGAAAAAGTTGCTCAACAAGGACAACATGAGGCATCTGCCGTCCTACTTTGGTCTTGACTACGGTTTCATCAATGATCCGTCAGCATTCCTGCATGTCAAGATTGATGATGAAAACCGAAAGCTCTACATCATGGAAGAGTATGTGAGAAAGAACCTGACGAACGACAAAATATCTGAAGTTATTCAAAGCCTCGGATATGCCAAGGAGGAAATCAGGGCGGACTCGGCCGAGAAGAAATCCAACCAGGAATTAAGAAACTCTGGCATACCTCGAATCATCGACGCTAAGAAAGGTCCTGGGTCGGTCATGCAGGGCATCCAGTATATCTTGCAATATGACATCGTAGTAGATGAACGTTGCGTGAAGACCATTGAAGAGCTTGAGAACTATACTTGGAAGAAGGACAAGGCTACGAATGAGTACATCAATGAGCCTGTTGATAGTTACAACCACTGCTTAGATGCGGTTAGATATGCTATCCAAGATAGAATTTATAAGCAGAAGAAATCACAAAAAGAAAGATTAAGAAATGCTATTAGGGCTTTTCGCTAG
- a CDS encoding phage portal protein — protein MEVEFLKGTRFVQLANEQIIMLQEDFDAIEWASQEWIKQLQRYVSTHRTNQLPRLQELKRYYLGDNNINYRPAKTDEYAADNRISSDFAKYITTFEQGYMLGQPVEYENADEELLVKIKEFSDQNNEEYHNVLIKKDLSIYGRAYELIMPYRKDDKSQVLVKLYKFDPEKTFVIYDDGYDKQSLMAVNYYNIDYGMGHKKFIIKVYTANAIYTYVDDNQQVTGMTLTNEEPHYLRGVPINEYSNNEDRTGAFEAVLDNIDAYDLSQSELANFQQNSNDALLVIIGNPHTGSEEDFDEDGNLNPNGALAVTKSFKEAQIVLLDDNPNPDGAQPNAFYLVKEYDSSGAEAYKKRLVADILRFTFTPDTNDDNFAGTQSGVAMRYKLMGSENYRGMSEKLFRKGLMRRLRLAVNVWAIRGSEATNYDAINQTNIVFTPNLPANDNELIEQIKALYGIISDETLFSLLSSFTGVDAEEELKRLKAQEPEVEPQPRIVGEKDDQESQ, from the coding sequence ATGGAAGTAGAGTTTTTGAAAGGCACTCGTTTTGTTCAACTAGCCAACGAGCAGATAATTATGCTGCAGGAAGATTTTGATGCAATTGAATGGGCGTCGCAAGAGTGGATCAAACAATTACAACGGTACGTGTCAACCCACAGAACTAACCAACTGCCTCGATTGCAAGAGCTCAAGCGGTACTATCTGGGAGATAATAACATTAATTACCGTCCAGCTAAGACCGATGAGTATGCCGCCGATAACCGTATTTCAAGCGATTTTGCTAAATATATCACTACTTTCGAACAGGGCTATATGCTTGGTCAACCGGTAGAGTACGAGAATGCAGACGAGGAACTGTTGGTCAAAATCAAGGAATTTAGCGACCAGAACAACGAAGAGTACCACAATGTACTCATCAAGAAAGATTTATCAATCTATGGTCGTGCTTACGAATTGATTATGCCTTATCGAAAAGATGATAAGTCGCAAGTCTTGGTGAAATTGTACAAATTTGATCCAGAAAAGACTTTTGTCATCTATGACGACGGATATGATAAGCAATCTCTCATGGCAGTCAATTACTACAATATTGACTATGGTATGGGACATAAAAAATTCATTATCAAGGTTTATACGGCAAACGCAATCTACACCTATGTTGACGATAATCAGCAAGTCACAGGTATGACATTGACCAACGAGGAACCTCATTATTTGCGAGGTGTCCCTATAAACGAATATAGCAACAATGAGGATAGGACAGGGGCATTTGAAGCAGTCCTAGATAACATAGATGCTTATGACTTATCACAGTCAGAATTGGCCAATTTCCAGCAAAACAGTAACGATGCGCTATTGGTTATCATCGGCAATCCTCATACGGGTAGTGAGGAAGATTTTGACGAAGATGGGAATCTTAATCCTAACGGGGCCTTGGCAGTGACAAAAAGCTTTAAAGAAGCTCAAATCGTGTTACTTGATGACAATCCTAACCCAGACGGAGCTCAGCCGAATGCATTTTACTTAGTCAAGGAATACGATTCATCAGGGGCGGAAGCTTACAAAAAACGCCTTGTAGCTGATATCCTTCGATTCACGTTTACACCAGACACCAACGATGACAACTTCGCTGGCACGCAATCTGGTGTGGCTATGAGATATAAACTCATGGGCTCGGAGAATTACCGTGGAATGTCAGAAAAGTTATTCCGTAAGGGATTGATGAGACGACTACGGCTCGCAGTCAATGTCTGGGCAATCCGTGGGTCAGAAGCTACAAACTACGATGCGATTAACCAAACGAATATCGTATTCACTCCGAATCTACCTGCGAACGATAATGAGTTGATCGAGCAAATCAAGGCTTTATACGGCATTATCAGCGATGAGACTTTGTTCAGTTTGCTATCTTCATTCACTGGGGTAGATGCTGAAGAGGAGCTGAAGCGTTTGAAGGCCCAGGAGCCAGAAGTGGAGCCACAGCCACGGATTGTAGGTGAGAAAGATGACCAAGAATCACAATGA